From the Synechococcales cyanobacterium T60_A2020_003 genome, the window TGCGCCATCATTGCCTTGACGGTAGGCAGTACCGTTTCCAGGTCAGACCGCAGCACAGACTCTAAAAATTGACGTTCCACCGCTTGATCCTGGAGTTCGCCTAGCCGATCCTGCATCGTTTTAAGCTCCTCCATCCATTGCTCATAGGATTGCTCAGGCTTTGTTGCATGATTAGAAAAACGGTCAGGTTCGCCTTGAGAGTGTCCTGGTATTAACCTTCAACCTTGTAGCTATCGGGTTTAGCGATCTGAATCATGCGGTTGAGCGCAACACATTTGATGAACAATTCCACGGCTTGATTGTCAAATTGACGTGCACTGAGATTGCCCCCAAAAATAGTCTTAAAGCGGAACATGGTAGTTTCAGCAATCGAACGACGATGATAGC encodes:
- a CDS encoding IS5/IS1182 family transposase, whose protein sequence is YHRRSIAETTMFRFKTIFGGNLSARQFDNQAVELFIKCVALNRMIQIAKPDSYKVEG